A genome region from Bacteroides stercoris ATCC 43183 includes the following:
- a CDS encoding translocation/assembly module TamB encodes MSVLVAKELSTVLGSELTVGRINIGLLNRIIIDDLVLNDQSGKELLKIGRLSAKFEILPLFSGKISIGNVQLFSFNANLERPTPQASTNFQFVLDAFASKDTVKKKSNLDLRINSLLIRRGKVSYDVLSAESTPGKFNPQHIRLSNILANISLKALQNDSVNAAIKRMSVEEEHSGFELKKLSLKIIANNRKMRIENFAIDLPNTSLAMDTIRMEYDSLESLGHFTDDVRFSFRMLPSEVALQDISAFVPAFKPFKEKLKLEMEAAGTVNRLNCPKLLISSNDHFLLKGNVSLQDLSHPQDAYIFGNLSNLYADPDGIAFFVRNLSKDYKGVPPVLQNLGTVSFRGEISGYFTDLVTYGEVRTDIGTIKTDVKLSSDKDKGYFAYSGAVKTTGFELGRMLNNDKLGKVTFNMDVKGNHYAQRYPAITMKGLVASIDYSDYTYENITLDGEYKQGGFNGNVSLNDENGAIQLNGSINTAGKTPTFNFRAAIDHFRPNTLHLTPKYKDTELAVKIKADFTGSSINDMNGEINVDSLQYIAPEQNFFMDNLRIAATQSDERQKRLTISSNFLRGTIEGDYSYQTLPASVLNIMRRYIPALIQPARKPQKTENNFHFDLHIYDTEILSTVFQIPLKVYTHSTLKGYFNDKAQRLRVEGYFPRLSYGEKFFESGVVLCENPGEQFQAKVRFTNRKTTGAVNVALEAKAKDDRIQTIFNWGNSSAVTYSGKIAALTQFVRNSSQEAGDDKIHTKPSRQAQKEKPALKTIVNVQETNVILNDTVWKIHPSQIVVDSGKVHVNNFYFSHKERHLQINGTVSEQPQDTVRLNLKEINIGYVFDIADLGVNFKGEATGPAYASGILKKPVMSTDLFIRNLGLNEGLLGDANIHGEWHHDVKGIYLDAHIREKDIAKSHVYGYIYPIKPTSALDLQIEADSTNLKFIHHYMQSITPEFNGRASGHVHFYGKFKALTMEGRVFGDASLKVDVLNTTFSLKDSILIEPGGLTFRNNRIFDTQGHQGRANGYLHYRHFKDLEYRFRFDVDNMLVMNTKESPDFPFYGTVYGTGNATIAGNAADGVNIDVAMTTNRNTNFTYMKEGVASAVSNQFIRFVDKTPRRVLQDSIMLMSEYEQAQKEVMEKESDTDIRLNLLIDATPDATMKIIMDPIAGDYISGKGTGNIRTEFYNKGDVKMFGSYRISQGVYKFSLQEVIRKDFIIKDGSTITFNGAPLNATLDIQAGYLVNSASLNDLVPDAGNYVNQTNIKVNCLMALTGQLTSPDIKMSLELPNERDEVQALVRNYIPTDEQMNMQILYLLGIGKFYTPENVDATGNSNMMSSVLSSTLSGQLNNALSQIIDSNNWNFGTNFSTGEKGWTDMEFETMLSGQLLNNRLLINGNFGYRENPMANTNFVGDFQAEWLVNRSGDIRLKAYNETNDRYYTKTNLTTQGIGIIFKKDFNKWNELLFWNKWKLKRLKRKQAEKNTSAPDSIPQKKSRPEAQSKREREE; translated from the coding sequence ATGTCTGTACTCGTTGCCAAGGAGCTGAGCACCGTATTAGGTAGCGAGCTCACAGTAGGGCGGATAAACATAGGACTGCTGAACCGGATTATCATCGACGACCTGGTGCTGAACGACCAATCGGGAAAAGAGTTGCTGAAAATAGGCCGTCTGTCCGCTAAGTTCGAGATACTGCCGCTATTCAGCGGAAAGATATCCATCGGTAACGTACAGCTTTTCAGTTTCAATGCCAATCTGGAAAGACCTACTCCCCAGGCAAGCACCAACTTCCAATTCGTGCTCGATGCTTTCGCTTCCAAAGACACCGTCAAGAAGAAGAGCAATCTGGACCTGCGCATCAACTCACTCCTGATACGGCGCGGAAAGGTATCTTACGATGTGTTGTCGGCCGAAAGCACTCCGGGCAAGTTCAACCCGCAACACATCCGCCTGTCCAACATTCTTGCCAACATCTCGCTGAAAGCACTCCAGAACGACTCGGTCAACGCTGCCATCAAGCGAATGAGCGTTGAAGAGGAGCACTCCGGCTTCGAACTGAAAAAACTGAGTCTGAAGATAATAGCCAACAACCGGAAGATGCGGATAGAGAACTTCGCCATAGATTTGCCCAACACCTCTTTGGCAATGGATACCATCCGTATGGAATACGACAGCCTGGAATCACTCGGCCATTTCACCGATGATGTCCGTTTTTCGTTCCGTATGCTGCCTTCGGAAGTAGCATTACAGGATATATCGGCATTCGTGCCTGCCTTCAAGCCCTTCAAGGAAAAGTTGAAGTTGGAAATGGAAGCCGCCGGAACGGTCAACCGGCTCAACTGCCCGAAGCTGCTTATCTCTTCCAACGACCACTTCCTGCTGAAAGGCAATGTATCCCTGCAGGATCTGTCTCATCCGCAAGATGCATACATATTCGGCAATCTGTCCAATTTATATGCCGACCCGGACGGTATTGCATTCTTTGTACGCAACCTGAGTAAAGATTACAAAGGAGTTCCTCCGGTATTGCAGAATCTGGGCACGGTATCTTTCCGTGGAGAGATTTCCGGATACTTCACGGACCTGGTGACCTATGGCGAAGTCCGCACGGATATAGGCACTATCAAGACAGATGTCAAACTCAGTTCCGACAAAGACAAAGGCTATTTCGCTTATTCGGGTGCGGTAAAGACAACCGGATTCGAACTGGGCAGGATGCTGAACAACGACAAGCTTGGAAAAGTCACCTTCAACATGGACGTCAAAGGCAATCATTATGCCCAAAGATACCCCGCCATTACCATGAAAGGGCTGGTAGCATCCATAGACTACAGTGACTATACCTACGAAAACATCACTTTGGACGGAGAGTATAAGCAAGGCGGCTTCAACGGTAACGTATCGCTCAACGACGAAAACGGCGCCATACAACTGAACGGCTCTATCAATACTGCCGGCAAGACACCCACCTTCAACTTCCGTGCCGCTATCGACCATTTCCGCCCCAACACCCTGCACCTCACACCCAAATACAAGGACACGGAATTGGCCGTAAAGATAAAAGCCGACTTCACCGGTAGCTCCATCAACGACATGAACGGTGAAATCAACGTCGACAGTCTCCAATACATCGCTCCGGAACAGAACTTCTTCATGGACAACCTGCGGATTGCTGCCACTCAGAGCGACGAGCGCCAGAAACGGCTGACTATCAGCTCCAACTTCCTGCGCGGTACTATTGAAGGCGATTATTCCTATCAGACATTACCCGCCAGCGTGCTCAACATCATGCGGCGTTACATCCCGGCTCTGATACAGCCCGCCAGGAAACCGCAGAAAACAGAAAACAATTTCCATTTCGACCTCCATATCTACGATACGGAGATACTCTCCACCGTATTCCAGATACCGCTGAAAGTATATACCCACTCTACTCTGAAGGGTTATTTCAACGACAAAGCGCAACGGTTGCGCGTAGAGGGGTACTTCCCGCGGCTGAGTTACGGCGAAAAGTTCTTTGAGTCGGGCGTGGTTCTCTGCGAAAATCCGGGTGAACAGTTCCAGGCAAAAGTCCGCTTCACCAACCGGAAAACAACCGGCGCGGTAAACGTAGCCCTCGAAGCCAAGGCAAAGGATGACCGGATACAAACCATATTCAACTGGGGAAACAGCAGCGCTGTAACTTACAGCGGCAAGATAGCGGCTCTCACTCAATTCGTCCGCAACTCTTCCCAAGAAGCTGGCGACGACAAAATACACACAAAACCCTCCCGTCAAGCCCAAAAAGAGAAACCCGCCCTGAAAACGATTGTCAACGTACAGGAAACGAACGTAATCCTCAACGACACTGTATGGAAGATACACCCTTCGCAAATCGTGGTCGACTCGGGCAAAGTGCACGTCAACAATTTCTACTTCAGCCATAAAGAACGTCACTTGCAAATCAACGGAACCGTATCCGAACAACCTCAGGACACCGTACGCCTGAACCTGAAAGAGATAAACATAGGATACGTATTCGATATAGCCGACCTGGGTGTCAACTTCAAAGGCGAGGCCACGGGCCCGGCATATGCCAGCGGAATACTTAAAAAGCCGGTGATGAGTACCGACCTCTTCATACGCAACCTCGGCTTGAACGAGGGTCTTTTAGGCGATGCCAACATACACGGCGAATGGCATCACGACGTGAAAGGCATCTACCTGGATGCCCATATCCGCGAGAAAGACATTGCCAAAAGCCATGTATACGGGTACATCTATCCTATAAAGCCCACCAGTGCACTCGACTTGCAAATCGAAGCCGACAGCACCAACCTGAAGTTCATCCACCACTACATGCAGAGCATCACCCCTGAATTCAACGGGCGTGCCAGCGGCCACGTACATTTCTACGGCAAGTTCAAGGCGCTGACAATGGAAGGTCGCGTATTCGGTGACGCCTCCCTCAAGGTAGATGTACTCAACACTACTTTCTCCCTGAAAGACAGCATACTTATCGAACCGGGCGGACTTACTTTCCGCAACAACCGCATCTTCGATACGCAAGGGCATCAGGGCAGAGCCAACGGTTACCTGCACTACCGGCATTTCAAGGATTTGGAATACCGCTTCCGGTTCGATGTGGACAATATGCTGGTTATGAACACCAAAGAATCACCCGACTTCCCCTTCTACGGCACGGTGTATGGCACAGGCAACGCCACCATTGCCGGCAATGCGGCAGACGGGGTGAATATCGACGTGGCAATGACCACCAACCGCAACACCAACTTCACTTATATGAAAGAAGGTGTCGCCTCGGCAGTGAGCAACCAGTTCATACGCTTCGTAGACAAGACACCGCGCCGCGTACTTCAGGATTCCATCATGCTGATGTCCGAATACGAGCAGGCGCAGAAAGAAGTCATGGAAAAGGAAAGTGACACCGACATACGACTGAATCTCCTGATAGACGCAACTCCGGACGCCACCATGAAAATCATCATGGACCCCATTGCAGGTGACTACATCAGCGGTAAAGGAACGGGGAATATCCGCACCGAATTCTACAATAAAGGAGATGTGAAAATGTTCGGCAGCTACCGCATCAGCCAGGGAGTTTATAAATTCAGCCTGCAAGAAGTTATCCGCAAAGACTTCATCATCAAAGACGGAAGTACCATCACCTTTAACGGCGCGCCGCTCAATGCCACCCTCGACATCCAGGCAGGCTATCTTGTAAACTCCGCTTCGCTAAACGACCTCGTTCCCGATGCCGGCAATTACGTCAACCAGACCAACATCAAGGTTAACTGCCTCATGGCACTGACCGGACAGCTCACCTCACCGGACATCAAAATGAGCCTGGAGCTGCCCAACGAACGCGATGAAGTACAGGCATTGGTACGGAATTATATCCCTACGGACGAGCAGATGAACATGCAGATACTCTACCTTTTAGGTATCGGCAAGTTCTATACTCCGGAGAATGTAGACGCCACCGGCAACTCCAACATGATGTCGAGCGTGCTCTCTTCTACCCTTTCCGGACAACTGAACAATGCGCTCTCGCAGATTATCGACAGCAATAACTGGAACTTCGGCACAAACTTCAGTACCGGAGAAAAAGGCTGGACGGACATGGAGTTCGAGACAATGCTTTCCGGGCAACTGCTGAATAACCGCCTGCTCATAAACGGTAACTTCGGCTATCGCGAGAATCCGATGGCGAACACCAACTTCGTAGGTGACTTCCAAGCCGAATGGCTCGTAAACCGTTCCGGCGATATCCGTCTGAAAGCGTATAACGAAACCAACGACCGCTATTACACCAAGACCAACCTCACCACTCAGGGTATAGGCATCATCTTCAAGAAGGATTTCAACAAATGGAATGAACTGCTCTTTTGGAACAAGTGGAAGTTGAAAAGGCTGAAAAGGAAACAAGCGGAGAAGAATACGTCCGCTCCGGACAGTATCCCTCAAAAGAAATCCCGTCCGGAAGCACAATCCAAACGGGAAAGGGAAGAATGA
- the tsaD gene encoding tRNA (adenosine(37)-N6)-threonylcarbamoyltransferase complex transferase subunit TsaD — protein MSTIILGIESSCDDTSAAVIKDGYLLSNVVASQAVHEAYGGVVPELASRAHQQNIVPVVHEALKRAGVTKEELSAVAFTRGPGLMGSLLVGVSFAKGFARALGIPMIDVNHLTGHVLAHFIKAEGEENVQPEFPFLCLLVSGGNSQIILVKAYNDMEILGQTIDDAAGEAIDKCSKVMGLGYPGGPIIDRLARQGNPKAFTFSKPHIPGLDYSFSGLKTSFLYSLRDWIKDDPDFIEHHKTDLAASLEATVVDILMDKLRKAAKQYKIKDVAVAGGVSANNGLRNSFREHAEKYGWNIFIPKFSYTTDNAAMIAITGYFKYLDKDFCPMEAPAYSRVTL, from the coding sequence ATGAGTACAATAATCTTAGGAATTGAATCTTCATGTGATGACACTTCCGCAGCGGTCATCAAGGATGGCTACCTGCTGTCGAATGTCGTTGCCAGTCAGGCTGTTCACGAAGCTTATGGTGGGGTAGTGCCCGAACTGGCTTCGCGTGCGCATCAACAGAATATAGTGCCGGTGGTGCACGAGGCTTTGAAACGTGCCGGAGTTACCAAGGAAGAATTAAGTGCCGTGGCGTTTACGCGCGGTCCGGGACTGATGGGGTCTTTGCTGGTGGGTGTGTCCTTTGCCAAAGGGTTCGCCCGTGCGTTGGGGATACCTATGATAGATGTCAATCACTTGACCGGACATGTATTAGCTCATTTTATTAAAGCGGAAGGTGAAGAGAATGTGCAGCCGGAATTTCCTTTCCTTTGCCTGCTGGTTTCCGGTGGCAACTCTCAGATTATTTTAGTAAAGGCCTACAACGACATGGAAATCCTGGGGCAGACAATTGATGATGCTGCAGGTGAAGCCATCGACAAATGCTCCAAGGTAATGGGACTGGGTTATCCCGGCGGACCGATTATCGACCGGCTTGCCCGCCAGGGAAATCCTAAAGCCTTTACTTTCAGCAAACCGCATATTCCCGGACTGGATTACAGCTTCAGCGGCTTGAAGACTTCGTTTCTGTATTCCTTGCGCGATTGGATAAAGGATGACCCCGATTTCATCGAACATCACAAGACAGACCTGGCGGCATCGCTGGAAGCTACTGTTGTCGATATTCTGATGGATAAGTTGCGTAAAGCGGCAAAACAGTACAAGATAAAGGATGTGGCCGTTGCAGGTGGTGTATCGGCAAACAATGGTCTGCGTAACTCATTCCGCGAACATGCTGAGAAGTATGGATGGAATATTTTCATTCCCAAGTTCAGCTATACAACGGATAATGCTGCGATGATTGCCATAACCGGATACTTCAAGTATTTGGATAAGGATTTCTGTCCGATGGAAGCGCCGGCTTATTCACGTGTCACTTTATAA
- a CDS encoding CinA family protein, translated as MKTEEKVGELLKAKNFSLSTAESCTGGGIAALITSVPGSSEYFKGGIVAYSNEVKADLLHVSVETLAQYGAVSRETVVEMVKGAMKTLKTDCAVATSGIAGPGGGTPEKPVGTVWIAAACKNEIVTMKQEGDRGRVENVQSAIQNALFMLCSMLK; from the coding sequence ATGAAGACGGAAGAGAAGGTAGGGGAACTGCTGAAAGCAAAGAATTTCTCCCTTTCCACCGCTGAAAGTTGTACCGGTGGTGGAATAGCTGCCTTGATAACTTCGGTTCCGGGGAGCTCGGAGTATTTTAAAGGCGGAATTGTGGCGTATTCCAACGAAGTAAAGGCGGATTTGCTCCATGTTTCTGTCGAGACGCTGGCGCAGTACGGTGCAGTGAGCAGGGAGACGGTTGTTGAAATGGTGAAAGGTGCGATGAAAACGTTGAAAACGGATTGCGCGGTTGCCACTTCGGGAATTGCCGGTCCCGGTGGCGGTACACCGGAGAAACCGGTAGGTACTGTGTGGATAGCGGCTGCCTGCAAAAACGAAATTGTAACCATGAAGCAGGAAGGTGATCGCGGAAGGGTGGAAAATGTACAGTCGGCTATTCAAAATGCGCTGTTTATGCTCTGTAGTATGCTGAAATGA
- the rpmB gene encoding 50S ribosomal protein L28, whose product MSKICQITGKKAMIGNNVSHSKRRTKRTFDLNLFNKKFYYVEQDCWISLSICANGLRIINKKGLDAALKDAVAKGYCDWKSIKVIG is encoded by the coding sequence ATGTCGAAGATTTGTCAAATTACCGGAAAGAAAGCCATGATTGGCAACAATGTTTCACACTCAAAGAGAAGAACAAAAAGAACCTTTGATTTGAACTTGTTTAACAAGAAATTCTATTATGTAGAACAGGACTGCTGGATCAGTCTGAGCATTTGCGCCAACGGTCTGCGCATTATTAACAAAAAAGGTTTGGATGCTGCTTTGAAGGATGCAGTAGCTAAGGGTTATTGTGATTGGAAAAGCATTAAAGTAATTGGCTAA
- the rpmG gene encoding 50S ribosomal protein L33, producing MAKKAKGNRVQVILECTEHKDSGMPGTSRYITTKNRKNTTERLELKKYNPILKRVTVHKEIK from the coding sequence ATGGCAAAGAAAGCAAAAGGTAACAGAGTACAGGTGATTCTGGAATGCACAGAACACAAGGATAGCGGTATGCCGGGAACTTCTCGTTATATTACAACGAAGAACAGAAAGAACACTACCGAGAGATTGGAGTTGAAGAAATACAACCCGATTCTGAAGAGAGTAACAGTACACAAGGAAATTAAATAA
- a CDS encoding DUF4295 domain-containing protein, with protein MAKKTVASLHDGSKEGRAYTKVIKMVKSPKTGAYIFDEQMVPNEKVQDFFKK; from the coding sequence ATGGCAAAGAAAACAGTAGCAAGTTTGCACGATGGTTCTAAGGAAGGTCGTGCTTATACGAAGGTTATCAAGATGGTTAAGTCTCCGAAGACCGGTGCTTACATCTTCGATGAGCAAATGGTTCCTAACGAAAAAGTACAGGACTTTTTCAAGAAATAA
- the ftsY gene encoding signal recognition particle-docking protein FtsY, whose translation MGFFSFFSKEKKETLDKGLSKTKESVFGKIARAIAGKSKVDDEVLDNLEEVLITSDVGVETTLKIIERIEKRAADEKYMNAKELNVILRDEIAALLTENNSDDVDDFETPVTKKPYVIMVVGVNGVGKTTTIGKLAYQFKKAGKSVYLGAADTFRAAAVEQLVIWGERVGVPVIKQKMGADPASVAFDTLSSAVANNADVVIIDTAGRLHNKVGLMNELTKIKNVMKKVVPDAPNEVLLVLDGSTGQNAFEQAKQFTLATEVTAMAVTKLDGTAKGGVVIGISDQFKIPVKYIGLGEGIEDLQVFRKKEFVDSLFGGNA comes from the coding sequence ATGGGATTTTTTAGTTTTTTCTCAAAAGAAAAGAAGGAAACATTAGATAAAGGATTATCTAAAACAAAAGAGAGTGTGTTTGGGAAGATTGCCCGTGCTATAGCCGGTAAATCGAAAGTGGATGATGAGGTGCTGGATAATCTGGAAGAGGTGTTGATTACTTCGGATGTGGGCGTAGAAACTACGTTGAAGATTATAGAACGTATCGAGAAGCGTGCTGCAGACGAGAAATATATGAATGCGAAGGAGCTGAATGTGATTCTGCGCGATGAAATCGCTGCTTTGCTCACAGAGAACAACTCGGATGATGTGGACGACTTTGAAACTCCTGTTACGAAGAAGCCATACGTGATTATGGTAGTGGGAGTGAATGGTGTAGGAAAAACCACGACTATAGGCAAACTGGCTTATCAGTTTAAGAAAGCCGGCAAATCCGTTTATCTGGGTGCTGCCGATACTTTCCGTGCGGCGGCGGTGGAGCAGCTGGTTATCTGGGGCGAACGTGTGGGAGTTCCCGTTATCAAGCAGAAAATGGGTGCTGACCCTGCTTCTGTGGCATTTGATACTTTGAGTTCAGCAGTAGCCAATAATGCTGATGTGGTGATTATAGATACCGCCGGACGTCTGCATAATAAAGTGGGTCTGATGAACGAGCTGACCAAAATTAAGAATGTAATGAAGAAAGTTGTGCCGGATGCTCCGAATGAGGTACTGCTTGTTTTGGACGGTTCCACCGGACAGAATGCATTTGAGCAGGCCAAACAGTTTACTTTGGCAACGGAGGTTACGGCAATGGCTGTAACCAAGCTGGACGGAACGGCTAAAGGCGGCGTTGTAATCGGAATTTCCGACCAGTTTAAGATTCCGGTAAAGTACATCGGTCTGGGAGAAGGTATAGAGGACTTGCAGGTGTTCCGTAAAAAAGAGTTTGTCGATTCGTTGTTCGGAGGGAATGCATGA
- the rimO gene encoding 30S ribosomal protein S12 methylthiotransferase RimO: protein MKRKTIDIITLGCSKNLVDSEHLMRQLEEAGFHVTHDAERPKGEIAVINTCGFIGDAKEESINMILEFAQAKEEGELEKLYVMGCLSERYLKELAIEIPQVDKFYGKFNWKELLQDLGKAYHDELHIERTLTTPQHYAYLKISEGCDRKCSYCAIPIITGRHVSRPMEEILDEVKYLVARGVKEFQVIAQELTYYGVDLYKRQMLPQLIEKISEIPGVEWIRLHYAYPAHFPMDLFRVMRERPNVCKYMDIALQHISDNMLEKMRRHVTKEDTYRLIEKFREEVPGIHLRTTLMVGHPGETEADFEELKEFVRKVRFDRMGAFAYSEEEGTYAAAHYEDSIPQEVKQARLDELMSIQQGISAELSAAKVGRQMRVIIDRLEGDYYIGRTEFDSPEVDPEVLIECGDEPLEIGGFYQVEIINSDDFDLFGRII from the coding sequence ATGAAACGGAAAACCATTGATATCATAACATTAGGCTGCTCTAAAAATTTAGTGGACTCGGAGCATTTGATGCGCCAGTTGGAGGAAGCGGGTTTTCATGTGACGCATGATGCCGAGCGTCCGAAAGGAGAGATTGCCGTAATTAATACCTGTGGCTTCATCGGCGATGCAAAAGAGGAGTCCATTAATATGATTCTTGAATTTGCGCAGGCCAAGGAAGAAGGCGAACTGGAGAAACTCTATGTCATGGGTTGCCTTTCGGAACGTTATCTGAAGGAACTGGCAATTGAAATTCCTCAGGTGGATAAATTTTATGGTAAGTTCAATTGGAAAGAGTTGCTGCAGGACTTGGGTAAGGCATACCATGATGAACTGCACATAGAGCGTACACTGACCACTCCTCAGCATTATGCCTATCTGAAAATATCGGAAGGATGCGACCGCAAATGTTCTTATTGTGCCATCCCTATTATTACGGGCCGACATGTGTCGCGTCCTATGGAAGAAATCCTGGACGAGGTGAAGTATCTTGTGGCCCGCGGAGTGAAAGAGTTTCAGGTTATTGCGCAGGAATTGACCTATTATGGCGTAGATTTATATAAGAGGCAGATGTTGCCCCAATTAATTGAAAAAATCTCAGAAATTCCAGGTGTGGAATGGATACGTTTGCATTATGCTTATCCGGCTCATTTCCCGATGGATTTATTCCGCGTGATGCGCGAGCGTCCCAATGTATGTAAATATATGGATATTGCCTTGCAGCATATCAGTGATAATATGTTGGAGAAAATGCGCCGTCATGTTACTAAAGAGGATACTTATCGGCTGATAGAAAAGTTTCGGGAAGAAGTTCCGGGAATTCACTTGCGCACTACGCTTATGGTGGGGCATCCTGGAGAAACGGAAGCTGACTTTGAAGAGCTGAAGGAGTTTGTCCGTAAGGTGCGCTTCGACAGAATGGGGGCATTTGCGTATTCCGAGGAGGAAGGTACGTATGCCGCTGCCCATTACGAAGACAGCATTCCTCAAGAAGTAAAGCAAGCCCGGTTGGATGAATTGATGTCCATCCAGCAAGGTATTTCTGCCGAACTGAGCGCAGCAAAGGTAGGCAGGCAGATGAGAGTAATAATCGACCGTCTGGAAGGTGATTACTATATCGGACGTACGGAGTTCGATTCTCCCGAAGTAGACCCGGAAGTGCTGATTGAATGTGGTGATGAACCGTTGGAGATTGGCGGCTTTTATCAGGTAGAGATAATAAATTCCGATGATTTCGACCTTTTTGGACGGATTATTTAA
- a CDS encoding HU family DNA-binding protein: protein MNNKEFTSELSRRLGYTLKDTSELVTSLLSDMTRQLEEGNMISIQGFGTFEVKKKAERISVNPTTKQRMLVPPKLVLTYKPSTLLKDKFK from the coding sequence TTGAATAACAAAGAATTTACTTCGGAATTGTCACGCAGGTTAGGGTATACTTTGAAGGATACTTCGGAGTTGGTTACTTCTTTACTGTCGGATATGACGCGGCAACTGGAAGAAGGGAATATGATTTCCATACAAGGTTTTGGAACATTCGAAGTGAAAAAGAAAGCGGAACGTATATCCGTAAATCCAACAACCAAACAGCGTATGCTGGTTCCGCCTAAACTGGTGCTGACATATAAACCCAGTACCTTGCTAAAGGATAAGTTTAAGTAA
- a CDS encoding HU family DNA-binding protein has translation MNEKLNIQDLIDLLAEKHGMSKKNADSFVKEFFQLIEEALEKDKYVKIKGLGAFKLIDVESRESVNVNTGERFEIQGHTKVSFTPEPALKDIINKPFAHFETVVLNEGTVLEDTPVDSDSEEDEDTEQKVEDAVPEVVAGSAVETPEIAEKIDSPVEPEPVEEAVVPVETVASEEVNEERVEVIKTAGPAESSAMKYFIAIVALVVLLCAGTVAYLYYPDWFDGLSTEPPVEETAGNEAGNAAGNTVLMDSIGVKDSVAIAVKDTVSKKLIAEPVIKQQEAPVVVKQTVVAATSASQPKKQKKVEYVPDSTNYTIAGTQATYTIKPGETLTRVALRFYGTKALYPYIVKHNPDVIKKPDNVPAGTTIKIPKLVKKQ, from the coding sequence ATGAATGAAAAACTAAACATACAGGATCTGATTGATTTGCTGGCTGAAAAGCATGGCATGAGCAAGAAGAATGCCGATAGTTTTGTGAAAGAGTTTTTCCAACTGATTGAAGAAGCGTTGGAAAAAGACAAGTATGTGAAGATTAAAGGTCTGGGCGCTTTTAAACTGATTGATGTGGAAAGCCGGGAGAGTGTAAATGTCAATACTGGGGAACGCTTTGAGATACAAGGCCATACCAAAGTTTCATTTACTCCGGAGCCTGCTTTGAAAGATATTATCAATAAGCCGTTTGCGCATTTTGAAACAGTAGTGCTCAATGAAGGTACTGTTTTAGAAGATACCCCGGTAGATAGTGACAGTGAGGAGGATGAAGATACGGAGCAGAAAGTGGAAGATGCTGTGCCGGAAGTGGTTGCCGGTAGTGCGGTTGAGACACCGGAGATTGCGGAGAAAATCGATAGTCCTGTCGAACCGGAACCTGTAGAAGAAGCCGTTGTTCCTGTGGAGACTGTGGCTTCGGAGGAAGTTAATGAAGAGAGGGTGGAGGTTATCAAAACTGCCGGTCCGGCTGAATCTTCCGCAATGAAATACTTCATTGCCATCGTGGCTCTTGTGGTATTGCTATGTGCAGGAACCGTCGCTTATTTGTATTATCCTGATTGGTTTGACGGATTATCGACTGAACCGCCTGTGGAGGAAACCGCTGGCAATGAAGCTGGTAATGCGGCAGGTAATACGGTTTTAATGGATAGTATCGGTGTTAAGGATAGTGTGGCGATTGCCGTAAAAGATACTGTGTCGAAGAAGCTGATTGCTGAACCTGTAATAAAACAGCAGGAAGCACCAGTTGTCGTCAAACAGACTGTAGTAGCCGCTACATCTGCCTCCCAGCCGAAAAAGCAGAAGAAAGTTGAGTATGTACCCGATTCTACCAATTATACCATTGCAGGAACGCAGGCGACATACACGATAAAGCCGGGTGAGACATTGACCAGAGTGGCTCTTCGTTTTTATGGAACTAAAGCGTTATATCCATATATAGTAAAGCATAATCCGGACGTTATCAAAAAACCGGATAATGTACCTGCGGGCACAACAATAAAGATACCTAAATTAGTGAAGAAGCAGTAA